A single window of Gadus morhua chromosome 22, gadMor3.0, whole genome shotgun sequence DNA harbors:
- the hey1 gene encoding hairy/enhancer-of-split related with YRPW motif protein 1: protein MKRNHDFSSSDSELDENIEVEKESGDENGNMSSSLGSMSPTTTTQVQARKRRRGIIEKRRRDRINNSLTELRRLVPSAFEKQGSAKLEKAEILQMTVDHLKMLHAAGGKGYFDAHALAMDYRGLGFRECLAETARYLSIIEGLDSADPLRIRLVSHLNSYASQREAHSGLSHLAWGSAFGSPAAHLAHPLLLQHQHHQHLPQGTPALASLPRSVTSSPPTPPSSSSSPSSHSSSSSSSSPADALLAGRRSRSATPHADPLGPIRVHPAPALASSTPSGAGASAGVLHPGLVPSSGAKMASALPLTALSAFPFPFSAFPLLSPGTAAAAAAAMGSQGPAPSGGKPYRPWGLEIGAF from the exons ATGAAGAGGAATCACGACTTTAGTTCCTCTGACAGCGAACTGGATGAGAATattgaggtggagaaggagagtggCGATGAAAATGG CAACATGAGCTCTTCTCTCGGGTCTATGTCTCCCACAACGACAACACAGGTGCAGGCTAGAAAACGCCGTCGAGGG ATCATCGAGAAAAGGCGTCGTGACAGAATCAACAACAGCCTCACGGAGCTGAGGAGACTAGTCCCCAGCGCCTTTGAGAAACAG GGCTCGGCTAAACTGGAGAAAGCTGAGATTTTGCAGATGACGGTCGACCATCTGAAGATGCTCCATGCAGCCGGAGGCAAAG GCTACTTCGACGCCCACGCCCTGGCCATGGACTACCGCGGCCTGGGCTTCAGGGAGTGCCTGGCCGAGACCGCCCGCTACCTGAGCATCATCGAGGGGCTGGACAGCGCCGACCCCCTGCGGATCCGCCTGGTCTCCCACCTCAACAGCTACGCCAGCCAGCGGGAGGCCCACAGCGGCCTCAGCCACCTGGCCTGGGGCTCCGCCTTCGGCTCCCCCGCCGCCCATCTGGCgcaccccctgctcctccagcaccagcaccaccagcacctcccgCAGGGGACCCCCGCCCTGGCCTCGCTGCCCCGCAGCGTGACCAGCAGCCCGCCCACGCCcccctcgtcctcgtcctccccctcctcccactcctcctcttcgtcctcctcctcgccggcgGACGCCCTCCTCGCGGGACGGAGGAGTCGGAGCGCCACGCCCCACGCCGACCCGCTGGGGCCCATCCGGGTGcaccccgcccccgccctcgcctcctccacccccagcgGCGCCGGGGCCTCGGCCGGCGTGCTGCACCCGGGCCTGGTGCCCTCGTCGGGGGCCAAGATGGCGTCGGCGCTGCCCCTCACCGCCCTGTCggccttccccttccccttcagcGCCTTCCCCCTGCTGTCCCCCGGCACCGCGgccgccgcggccgccgccATGGGCTCCCAGGGGCCCGCGCCCAGCGGGGGGAAGCCCTACCGGCCCTGGGGCCTGGAGATAGGGGCCTTCTGA